The Ostrea edulis chromosome 1, xbOstEdul1.1, whole genome shotgun sequence genomic sequence ATCAATccaaactatatgtaatttgcAATATTTCCAATAATAAGTGTCTATCAAGCAGATCTTGTTGTGTCCTTTACTACTCATTAATCTCTGTGTATTTCTAGCATAAACTCCATGAAGAATAATATAAATCCTGTAGATAAgctatttttgttttgaaagacaaaataaattctaatttttcatcagtttattgtaaacaaacattTCAGTGACAATTATGTTAAGTTATTTCTTGTCTTTCAAATTTCACTCTTCACTCAGACGTCTCACAGATTTAGATGTTTCCTTTGTGGTAAAGATGGACCAGGTGGGTTTGAACTTGTTGTTTTCATAGTCGTACCATGAAGCAATACCATCCACTGGCTGAACTCTTCTCTTGATCAGGTACTCAGTCTGGGCATCAACCCACTCATTGGTCACAGTCTTAGGCTCATTTTCTGGATCTGTTggaaaatttatatacatatataatctaGAAATTAATATAGAAAAATCCACACAAGCAATAGTATAATGAAAATATCACAACACTGATTGAATATATTCCACTCCGACAATAAATTGCTTggttacacatatacacaatcATCGGATCTTTTGATTCATTGTGTAAATGAACAATTTATTACACTCCTGATGAAGAATGAAGCTGGTTGATTATATTCAATAGGTGATGTGatattttcattatacatgtatataatatatggaTGGTCTTTACTTGTGACCTTTTGACTAGCAAATAAGGTTATCTTATGATGTTACATAACTAAAGCTGaatttgtatttgaaatttCGCCCATAATCCAAGGTGGTACAAACAGATGGCCagacatacataaatacccttGTTTCCGCTAAAAGGCATAGCTTGTGtggaaaacaaattttaaacattagACCATAACTCCTGCAAAGTTGGGTTGGTCATGATGAATGTTGTTCTAAGACTAAGTGAAGTTACTCAGAAAATACACATTAGAATGTCAAAGCAATGAGTAACCAAGAATATAGTtattatttcattcaaaatggAAACATGTCAGAACTCGAACCTGATCCGTAATGCATTCATATAAAATGTGGGAGTAATTGTGAGGTCTTGGGTAACGATACGTCACTTGGTGGCAGGGGATTTAAAAATCCTTGAATACATCAAACAAAACTTATAATGTAATATCCAATCTGAACAGTCTCTTCAAGTGACACCTGTATAACCTACCTGATACTCCAATGACACCCATGACAAAAAATACCAGCCCAATCAAGATGGCATTGTCTCCCACACATCTCTTCCAGTCTCCTGAGGGAGCCTTGATCTCTTCCAACGTGGAGTTGAAGCTAGCTCTATATACTGCAAAATTAAAACAGCAATATCATAAATTAGTTAGCATTAATTTGGAAGTCTTCAATGTACTTCAGATTTAATATCCCAAATAGTGTAACAGTTATCATTTTGAAGTTGGTATATGATAAAATGTGTGCCCACTGCCGTCGTGTAAATGCCAGTTAAAAATGTGAgaattaaacatgtacatgtatctacattgtCTTTCAACAGGTGCAACCTCTGAtcatttaaggaggtactctacatcgtcataatggctgacttccttctaaaacatggtggaaaatataaatatcaacaatatttgtctattcatttaaaaatttctcgcctagctgagtagctcagtaggttagcccGCCGACTGCTaaactgtagatcgcgtgttTGAGTCCAGctggggttttaaatttttctcagattgctttcaactaaaactgtatttttttactaaataaagtaaatttgaaaattttcagtttcaaaatattgttgtacatattctccaattttcatccatattaaaTTTCCCTGGTGTAACATACTCCTTAAGGTGTTTTTCatgtaagagttatctgccTTCTAAGGCTAAAAACATCTCAGTAACATTTTTATCACCCTAATACAACTCCTTTACAGTCAAGAGGTTAAAATTTGTTACCAATCACATATCAGACCTCATGACTCAAAATTTTGTAAGTGTCTTCCTTTAATGGTCAACTAACTTTGTATTaatattcaagttttttttttcacaacaAAATGAAGACAGACAGATAGTTGACAGGACACTAATTTCTATATGGTTTCCGCATTTTGAATCCTTAattaaaaattctatatttcATTCTGTTCACATGAGGTTATcataaaattgaataaaatgaaccctcagacctttgaccttgtgtaAGGTATTGAACAGCAGAACCTGACAAGCATACAGTATTAAAAACAGACTTGGTCAAGTGCATAAATCTCTAAAACTACGAAATGACCAGTATAAATGTGGTTTTTATTGTTATCATTATTAAAggttaaatgtaaatattatatacttGTCAAgtgatacaatatatatttcaatcaatTATATAACCTCAGAGTGTTTCTGAATGctgctttttctttttttctttttggtctgacaaaattttatGTCTACCTATGTATAGTCTGAACACAAAAAACTTCCACTCACTAGAACAGAGactgtgtttttaaaaattttcaagcTCTCTCAATTACATTTGAAATCTTAATTTACAACGAAATATTTCCTTTcaatacatatacagtgtacatttctagaaaaatgttttctttctgTTACATACTGAGcccaggggtcgaaattaactttttctaccacaggctaattttagcctgtgggtaaaaaatccacaggctaaaatgaaaacctacaagctaaaataaaactaatgaagcagtgctcttttttttctctttttcctattttttttaaatcaatgatttttcccattattactgagcctagtgggtcaacggGCATTGTTTGGACAAGACAGTATtaaagttacgtaagtcatatggtgcaatgtttaggtctcttgaccatTGCACCTCTAACAGTCTAATCCACAACTTGTTTActgcaggtctagatccagtcttccaatttcatgccacattgatcagggttgtcactagtgattttttaaagcgaatacaggactcgtggttttataagcagcatgatcacgagtcctatgaactattttgataatcgtctacgcggtgagcAATACACTcttgtcatcactacaacccaaCCTCAGTATGACAGTAAATTAAAAATAACTACCAaaaagacttggtaaaacatagactttttttttttagataaatgaataacaaaaacttcatatttggaattattcaatttaatcacccctataggtgaacaggactcgtggcacatgtcgatatgcgatgtccgacctctagagcatttgtttgactctgagtttcttaaaaaaatcataaaagaaaaatccgaatagaaacggttgttgaaatcggtcgttcatgtaagtgtttgtatgattcagagtgcaagtttaagaaaagcgaatagcacatcaccgtataaaaccgATACAaaacgatcatagtttgtaagtcaccactcgctaagattttcaagtgtccattatttttactcgctatttttcaaatgtactcgcattttgcgagtatttctcgctaatttcgagccctgcagTGAGCTGTATTTTTGATTGTCTATTCAGACTTTTTGGGtctttatttcaaactttacaaACTTTAAACATTTCTAAGAGTATAGCAGGAGGTATATATGCTATATACAAACTAACTAAGactagggctgggacgattcagggttagctcgattcggttcggtttcgattcagaacagcacggttcggttatttcgattcggttcatgttaggtccaattgctctaatgacaccacaaaaattaacaattttaatgagtagcatatttgattttattttattcaagttatataactataagtcgtcatttgtaaacagcatatctattcataatggcattttataactttgatagaaaaaggAAAACACTGAcattctatcaaaatttgttatattaatgtgctgcatcagatatggattattaaacaaatctatagtgaatctaaaatgtatatgatattgttttcaatgatatacaaaaattcgacaattctatcaattgggtctttgaaaatctctcctttattggtTTACTTCTCTCTCATAtaaactgtcaaatctgtgtcattacctacgatgttgaaatcactccaccactgacagaaatgctatatgtcatgtaaagataaattGCAATGaccttacggaccatattctgttggtatctgagtggtgaaaatgctaactctcaacacagtagtgatttaaatctctgttgcataaaaaaccacatgttttcaacatcattcggacgccatatttgttgttttggtgtaagtaaaatctaaaccgaaccgaacagaaatccggaatttgtaatcggtgcatcgaattgaatggtatgaatcgcggtgcaccgaaattttcggtgcaccacACAGCCCTAACTAAGACACTGAATTTTTATGCTTACATGTTTTTTTCTCCTCCAATGTCAACTGTTTCCAGTCTCCCTTTTCTTTCACTCGGAGTTTTCCAATCGCCTCATCCACCTCCTTAAATCTGATGGCAGGGCAGGGCTGCATGAAGGAATCGGTGTAGTAGGGGATTTCTCCATACCCAACTATTTCTCTGTTACCTATAATCATGAATCATCTAATTATGAATTTAATACTCGAATTATCCGAATTAATTCATCAAGCCTTTCTGTTATTATATTCTATATGTTGCCAATGGGCAGTAATTCTATCAGGAAGACTAGGACTCTTCAGTACCGTCTTTATGctctttacatacatgtacccgaGGCACCCAATTCCATGACAAAATCAAAACCACTTTCCCTTGAGTCTACAACTGATCTTAGTAAACCAATAGGAATAACTTCTCATCAAGATTTATAATATATCAGGAGTTATCATTAATGATGATAAATTATTCTGTAAATGCCATGGTTCTCTTCGTTGGACCTACTACCAGACATCACTTCAGAAGACAGGTTATGGTTGGACTACACAACATTCAGATATTGTGTTTTTAGATATTCACTGACCTATCACCATGCTATACTCTTCTTTTCCTGGGTAGTATTCATGGCCTGGGAGGACAGCTTTAGATCCAGTGGTAGCAGGCGTATCCCAAGCAGTTGAAGATAAGGAAAATTTTCTAGAGGGAGCCACCCAGAGAGGCTGCTTGATGAGAGCTCTGTTGGCACTTCTTAATAAGTTGAAAGTACTCATTTTTGCCTATAAAAGTAGATATTAAGGGTGACAATTCAATTGCATATCAATAAGAAGAATCTGTTTTCCCAACCTTGTGATCATAAGTTCCCTTTCAATGGTTCACTTACAGATGTGTTCTGTAATGCAATTTTCAGTCTTTTGTGTTCAGTATAATACAATTTTGTATAGTTGTTAATTAACCATCAAACCATAGTTAAATTGCggttactttttcaacattaagTCATTTACTTAGTCATTAGCCCTATGCCAAAAGCTATCAAATATACCATAGTTGTTTTATCAGAgggataaaaaataattttttaaatgttttgcaTGTTGTGCACAGAAATTAAGGGGACCATTGCTGAAAATTATGAGACATagaatatattctaaaaatgaATTTGGATGGTTTTACAGGGtcgtaaaaaaaaatcccaaaaaCACGTCAAGTTTACTGAACTTACTGAGTGGTGTTTCTAAGCAGTTTTCATGCAGATCATATTTAATATCTTATCAACACATAAAAAAAGTCAGGTGACTGAGGTGAGGTACGAATTGATCAGATATCCTCTTAAGTAGTTAGTGCTATGAGTTATTGAGTTAATTCTGTAGTAGTTTATAGTACCATTAATAGATTCCagtttatcaatattcattattaGTGTTAAAAATGTATAGATCTCAAGGATTTATCAAAGTAACTACCTGTAAAAGGTCATTTCTCCTCTTGacaaaaaattgttttttagTAATTCCCCTTCAACAGGTAACCTGTCAAATTTCCCTTCAAATGTAGAAACTACTTGAGATTGAATGAGAAGTTTAACAATaacattttcatatattctacGTCATATTTTTCATTACTATAGACTTAGAAAATacataatattcagtcatttatataCCTGTTTTGAGATACTATATCTGAGGACactcccccaccccccacccccaccccacaaCCATCTCCCCTGGAAGCTCATCactacattttcaaaatttatccataaatatgaaatgggtaCTAACAATTAAAAACTGGTGTCTGGTTTTAGATCTGCATAAGTTTGTTTTGCTACAATCGATTGTCCCTGAATGACCAGTCAAAACATGCACGTTTATTAGTTCTTCACATCAGTGCTACGTTTCTTCCTACACTATGAAGGATGcattagaaaatgaaattcaactGTGAAAATGTTCTTTACTATGATCATATCATTTTCGCCACTATGATTAATTTAATAAAGATGACATTACATTGTTCCAGAGGAAACTCGAAACGAAGGTCATTGCCATTCGCAGCTGAGACCTATgatttgaatttagaataatttttcatatgtaATATAGTTAAAAATGagatatattgtaaaatgtatatGTTCTCTGCGGAAACATGCATACTTACCAAATGAGGAGAGTGCCGCACACCTTCGTCCACGGAAGGTTACTTCTACTAACCAGACTGATCGAAGTCTTTCAAGTGTTTGCAAAGCGGAGCGTGTGGACGTGCAGTTCAACAGCAAAATCTGAAAAAGTTGTCTTCAGATTAAATAAGTTttagttttaaagtaatattgaatttttaaaaaagaaaataaatatgaacCAGAAGTTTAGTTTTCAATGAACGTTAACTTACTGCTTTTgtcattattaaaaaaatttccttgTTTAGAATTTAATAAAGGGGTAAATATGGAATGACAGGGTTAAAACCAGAATAACGTTTTAAATAATAAGAATAACACTTGTATTTATATctctatatatattgtacacttATAGTGATTtatagaataaaaaaatatggACTGGCTTACAATGTTGCAGTTAGCAGTAATTAGTCAAATCCAGCTGTAAAGCATTCAATTGACAATGATCGTGAAATGACGTTGGCTGGTAGCGTAGTGTGATCCATTGCTCCGACAGTTTGCTGATGATAAAAAGTACTATTCCTTATGTTGGCGTGCTTATTTACAGCATGTGATGTTTGGCCTTCTTAGGAATAGGTTTATGAAAATGAATGGCGGACACTTTAGGAGCCATGTTTGGGATCCTAAGCTACTATGTTTACAAATAGTGGCTATGCAATGCCAGTTTTACTTCTTGTTTGGGATGTGGACCTACCTGATGGACATCATTGGCAGGTTTGACGCGTCAATGGACCAGTTGTTTACACAAACGGTAAATTCTTGTTATTGTCAATTTGAAGTCATGCACATTATATTGTTGAGTAACAATTTTAAACTATTTCTGAATGATTTTTTCCAGGATTTAGACTTGCTTGAAGATTCGGGGAGAGTTCAAGTTATTGCTTTCCTTTTGAATAGCCTTACAAGGTAAATTGTTTTCCTTGGGTGATAACTAAAGTTTTAGAACCATGAGATCCGACTTGACTTTGATATTGGGgcatattcattcattttaggATTTCGgtgtaaattttatattcatgtgttaaaatttgatttattttccagTGCTGTAGCCTTGTGGTACATTGTCCAAAGAGCAAAACTATGTTTGGACTTTGCAGTGACAGCCCATTTCTGTCATTTCCTTGGATGCTGGATTTTTAATCGCCACATTCCACAAACACTCCCTTGGTGGATTCTGAATGTGATTGGATGCGCTATAATGACTGTGTGTGGAGAATTCTTGTGTATGAGAACAGAAATGAAGGCCATTCCACTTTCAATGGCAGGGGCCAAAGTGGATTTGTAAATGTCCACATATCCACAAACTTAATCATTGCATTACACTTGCTCTGTCTGTGGTTCGTGgcatgtacataattatgtCAAGTGCTACAGGAACTAAACGATTAATTCACACTCGACTAGTAACTCATGAATAACTTTAATCAGAGTAAGGGTGTGTTATTTACAACTAGATGTTACCTTGATAGTTTTTGTTTTGGTACCAACTCCAATGTTTGGAGACGCTAAGTTGCTGTAAACGTTATGTATGCCTATTTTGATGAACAATTTATTATAAGGGAAATTTCAAATTGCTTTTAATCCTTACCATGATATTAGTTGAAAAATTAGCCATTGAAACTTTATAAGTAAGTTTTGACCAGAAGTCGTGTTTTTAGTACATGTGCATCATCCATCATATCATATGATCTTGgaagttttatgaaattcattttaaatattgacatttaAGTTATTTTGAATAAAGGTCTTCAAGTTCGAGACATCTTACTGCCTGTTAATGATTGTAAAAACGAGAAATTTGATAAATTATACAGGTACTTTACAGAATTATGATAAACATGTTTGGTGATGGAAGTTTTCCAATACTGTGCAGTGCTTAACTCTTGCATGTATCTGCTATCCCTTGGATAAGAAAATGTTGACTGGTTGACTTGACTATCAAAATCTTAGTGAAGTAGTTAGTAGTCATATTTTTGAACACCTCATATATCCAGGATCCTCCGTATTTAGATCAACTAAGTCACTATATTGCTATCCACATCAATCTGTCATTATCTAttgtaaacttttaaaaaaaattttttacttcttctcagAAACCACCTGGCCAATTTTCATAAAACTTCCTGTGGAATATCTTTTGTggaaggggaacaaaaattgggAGTTTCGTGATTCTTGTCCTATTTGGAAACAAGGGTAGGGGTGAAACTTCTAGGAattgtaaatcatttaaaaatattctttactCCTTGTTGTCTGGCATAAAACCTGGGTGTGTAGTTGTACTGAGCATGAGAGTCTCTACCAAGATTATAAAATTTATGGTTTAAAGGCGAGGATCACAGTGAAAACgcattaaatgttttattattttcttctttactcctgatCATCCAGGAAACTAACCTAATGTATAGTTGTATTAAGCATGGCATCCATTATGTATATATTGGTTATTATTTATTAAGCATGGCATCCATTATATATGTATTGGTTATTATTTATTAAGCATGGCATCCATGCTTAATACAACTATGCATTTGGTTAGTTTCCAAAAGAGTGGAAATCATTGTTCCTGTGTCAGAGGTTTAAGCTGTAGATGGGGCTATATGGACCATGTAAATACATTAAATGTTTAGAAAACTATCTTTATTCCTGAACATCCTATAGTCCTATTCAGCATGACATgatatgaccggtcaacaggggatgcttactcctcctaggcacctgatcccacctcttctgttgtgtccaggggtctgtgtttgtcctattattaattttgttttcattataggaattatgacattgatcactgttatcttcacttaaTCATCCTTTACCAAGTCTGTGGAGTTCATAGGTCAGGGGTTCAGTTTTTAGGGTGGGACTACCTGTATATGGTTTTCATTATGAAGATGCATTAAAAGTTTAGGAATCCTTTTCTCCAGAACATTTTGGTAACAAACTAGATGCATATTTGTATTGAGTATCAAGACTGCTACCAatattgttaaattcatggccaAGGAGTCAGGCTACAGGGAAGGGCTTAAGTATGTTGCTATTTCtatgaaaattttctttactCCCGAGTATCAACCACAAGAACTGGGTAGTAATAATGAGCATGGAGACCTCTATCAAGATTCTGAAACTTGTAGCCCCTGAACCATCTCTAAAAATCATCATTACTCCTGATCATCTATAGAGTTCATTCTTTGCTTATGACAAGACAATGTGTCATGACCTGaactaaggtcaaggtcattgttTTTATCTTAAATTCTGTTATAACGTGTTTCTGgatattttttgaaatattatttaATGGTGTACTATCTActgatatttacaaataaaataatggtTTAAACTGAATAAAAAAGTACATGTCTGGGGCACAGCTCAATCTAGCAGTTCATACTTGGCAAAAAGGTTTATCATGAGCGTAAGAAGATGAATTAAATGACCTTTTCGACCACAAGGACATCCAGTTCGGAGTTTTAAAAATGCACAATCTGCACACAACACTTACAATTTATAATGTGTTCCAGATTTTGCGATACTCGGGTAAGCGTCAAGTCCCTTCGACCTCATtaaaaaagggaaatatgaGTACATGCCCCTTTAACTAAACCCTTGCTGCAATGGCCTTGAGCATATGGCATAGGtccaaattttgtatttctatagCAGGTGAAATTTCTGTGGGAGGGGAATATTCTTGCATAGATGTAAAATGCCAACTTTGTCTTTTTGCAATATGAACACTTGTTATAAGCCCCCAGCCAAACAACCTgcaattttcttgaaaatattctaGGAAATCAAAACCCTTgccatatgcacatcttcaatactaATACAAACACtttcttaaaatatattttgtttttgtgaaattgaaagtgctccaaatCACACCCcgtccccttaatgtactgcatggtatggaggagaaagcatgagcaggaacaaagacattatgaactgcactTTGTGGAAAAAGATTCAACATCGATGTGACCAATTTCATTGTTGTATTATCTTCGCTACCCAATGGTTTTCAGTCCACTCTGACTAGTGAAGATGTTACATGATACAAAAACAATGAGTGGGAGAGAACATACTCTTGTACTAATCTCCGTTGAGATttggctcggctgaatatttggactgacgccttcatcggtgaaggcgtcagtccagaTATTCAGCCGAGTCTAATCTCAACCAAGATTAACTCTTGTACatgaaaaaagctttaaaaaaaccccactcctctttgatccactgtaaattgtagaaaAATATAAGATCCGTGGGTCAGAACAGtgtgaacatcattaaatgataatgaagtattgtacaaaatatcaAGGCTATCTGATTATCCATATAGGAGAagattttacaccctccacgtctcttagatccactataactttaaggataacaattggaacCTCCTGTCCTAACAATATACACATTTGCAAACGgcaatgaaacattgtacaaaattCCAAGTCTATcaaataagccatataggaaaagtgttcacgagctattttacatcctcaacCCCTCTTAAATCCACTATAACATTTGGGGAAATAATTGGATCCCCACATTCCAACAATGTGCACTTCTACAAATGAcgatgaagcattgtacaaagttttaagTCTATCTAACAAGCCATgcaggaggagaagcgttcagaAAAGTTTGTGATAGATGGAGGACATAAAGTatgaaaacaatatgtctcGCCTGGAAGAGGGGAGGCATAATAAGACAGTGAAAAACCTGGTGCATGTGACCATTAaggtccatgggtctcttgtttgaTAGAAAGCCTATTCAATGAAACAAAATAACCTCTCTCTACCATATTTAACAATGGAGAGTTCAAGATATTCTTCTACTGCAATATTCCTTGAAACAGGTGACATAAATTCAAGGGATTTgcagattttattttataaacatctGTATAATcttccaatctgattaaaataagatctttgatccgctccgttattgttatgtcgctattgttgtgtagcgacataacaataacggagcggatcaaagatcttattttaatcagattgtataATCTTCCAATGTTAAAGTGTAagttatatattcatttatttatcaaacaaTTGTACAACATATATTTAACATTGAATGGAATCTACATTATGCATaatatacacattttgtttcatggGTGGGTTTCCATTAGTCCAATCATGCATTTTCATGTACAAATAGTggagaattttaaaataatttatacagttacatgtgtatttttgaATGCATATACTTCATCTGAAAACACACTTAGCACTAGTTAATTTCAGCTATCACAATACTGGTACTTAATTAATGTTGTTACACACTGATGTAAGAATTCTGTAGTCTGACATAAAATACAACactagatgaaaaaaaaaattaattcacacATATCTCTATAAAGACTTCTAACATCAGGATTTGCAGTGCTAGACAGAGCAGTGCTGGTACTGTCTACTTCTTTCCAGCACTGAAACAATGTAAACCATCCTACAGAGCATGGCGAGATGTTAAAAACTACAGCACTAATTCCTCATAAGAAGGCCCATCTGTTTCGGTACTGTCTCGTCGAAGTTTCAAATGTTCTACAGTGTTCTGGAAATGCTTGTTTATTTGTTCAGTCTCCTCGTTTGCTTCTAAGTTGGGCAACGTCTCTTTAATTTTTGCTATCAACTGATTCAGTACCTGCATTGTTACCTGTAAGGTAGaaacaaattcatttttacaCGTACTGCAATTAAGAGTTGTCTTGAATACTGAACTTAGGGGAGTcggatatatatattatactatGGTGTATAGTTGgatatttttacaatttttgtagtaGACCTACATACACGAGTGCTGTAGAAACATTAAATTTCATGGGGGCTTAATTTCTGTGGATTTCGTTGATACCCCTATCTCATGAATTACAAACCACAGCGAAATACAAAATTTGTATGATGTGTCAAGGTACGAAAATCATatccacgaaattacatcccaacgaaACTGCATAACCTTCACTATCCACAaaaattgcccccccccccctccccccctcatgaatttaaatgattccacagtatttcaTAATTACTGTACAATTTACTAAAACCAACTAATCATGACACCCACCTGATCATTGCCTTTTTCATAGTAGTATATATAGTGATTTAGAAGCTCCACAAACAGCTGGACTTGAACAGAGTTATCCATGCACTGATTGCCGATCTTTACTCCTTTCTTCAGACAGTCAGACACCCTCTTCCCATCTTGGAGCTATGTAAAAAGGAAGCAAAAATTGGTATCAAGAGCTGTCCAACAAGTATCCTAAAAATCAGGCTAAATAATTGCTGAATTTTACATCTATCATTAAAGATCCTTTTTATTCAAaactgcatatacatgtaagttgtttaaaatttatttcatgctGCATCCATAATTCATATATCTGAAGTGCATGTATTTACACAAATCTTGAGTTCTGTCGCAACTTCTCTCAAAATAAACCCAA encodes the following:
- the LOC125666027 gene encoding protein SYS1 homolog encodes the protein MFGLLRNRFMKMNGGHFRSHVWDPKLLCLQIVAMQCQFYFLFGMWTYLMDIIGRFDASMDQLFTQTDLDLLEDSGRVQVIAFLLNSLTSAVALWYIVQRAKLCLDFAVTAHFCHFLGCWIFNRHIPQTLPWWILNVIGCAIMTVCGEFLCMRTEMKAIPLSMAGAKVDL
- the LOC125666038 gene encoding cytochrome c oxidase subunit 4 isoform 1, mitochondrial-like, which gives rise to MSTFNLLRSANRALIKQPLWVAPSRKFSLSSTAWDTPATTGSKAVLPGHEYYPGKEEYSMVIGNREIVGYGEIPYYTDSFMQPCPAIRFKEVDEAIGKLRVKEKGDWKQLTLEEKKTLYRASFNSTLEEIKAPSGDWKRCVGDNAILIGLVFFVMGVIGVSDPENEPKTVTNEWVDAQTEYLIKRRVQPVDGIASWYDYENNKFKPTWSIFTTKETSKSVRRLSEE